From Candidatus Methylopumilus planktonicus, a single genomic window includes:
- a CDS encoding tetratricopeptide repeat protein — MEKKTKESLLNQAKSYTIEENFSKAIELFEELESLDKTDPEIKLFLGIVYLKYDDYLGAIKKINEALLIQPKVPLANHAIGASLFMLENYSDALFAFDKEIEINPNYPDAHCDKAYALVELNEYKKALTEGEKAIELDPNYPDAYNIVSVAQNHLQNLELAEFYALHAIKLEPLKENYYLNLSNIHEKKGEKEKAIKYLNKALSLNPNYREALFNLGLLLLKKMEYKKAWPLFENRFGIGVKYKKVDNIWNTRSSGSEKVLIKLEQGIGDQILFGSLFHELEFIDNCKFYIELDERLHITFRRSFSKLNFVKENSLNKNSYTSEYNLGSLGQLFRNNTKDFCRQKIKFLQSDPIKTSIIRSKILKKNNNKKSKICGVSWNSKNQKIGKFKNIDLHEFIRILNIPDIIFINLQYESNIDDVVSFSLRNKIEIVSIFDFDLYQDIDSLFSVVDVCDYVLTISNVTAHIAGSLGKKTFLLAPFECGRHWYWHDSIKKSLWYPSVNIYISKKISDWTGAIDEVHQDIVSEFNV, encoded by the coding sequence ATGGAAAAAAAAACAAAAGAAAGTTTACTTAATCAGGCTAAAAGCTACACCATAGAAGAAAACTTTTCAAAGGCGATTGAGTTATTTGAGGAGTTAGAGAGTCTTGATAAAACTGATCCCGAAATAAAGCTTTTTTTAGGAATAGTTTATTTAAAATATGACGATTATTTAGGGGCAATAAAAAAAATAAATGAAGCGTTATTAATTCAACCAAAGGTACCTCTGGCCAATCATGCTATAGGGGCTTCTTTATTTATGTTAGAAAATTATAGTGATGCACTATTTGCATTTGATAAAGAAATAGAGATTAATCCTAATTATCCAGATGCTCACTGTGACAAAGCCTATGCATTAGTTGAATTAAATGAATACAAAAAAGCACTTACTGAGGGAGAAAAAGCAATTGAACTAGATCCAAACTACCCGGACGCATATAATATTGTATCGGTAGCTCAAAATCATTTGCAAAATTTAGAGCTAGCAGAATTCTATGCGTTGCATGCAATAAAATTAGAACCGCTAAAAGAGAATTATTATCTAAACCTTTCAAATATTCACGAAAAAAAAGGTGAAAAAGAAAAAGCAATAAAATATTTAAATAAAGCGTTGAGTCTAAACCCAAACTACAGAGAAGCGCTTTTTAATTTAGGGTTACTTTTATTAAAAAAAATGGAATATAAAAAAGCTTGGCCTCTATTCGAGAATAGATTTGGCATCGGAGTTAAATATAAAAAAGTAGATAATATATGGAATACAAGATCTAGTGGTTCTGAGAAAGTACTCATAAAGCTTGAGCAGGGGATAGGTGACCAGATTTTATTTGGAAGTCTATTTCATGAGTTGGAATTTATAGATAATTGCAAATTTTATATAGAGCTTGATGAGCGTTTACACATAACTTTTAGAAGATCATTTAGCAAGCTAAATTTTGTAAAAGAAAATAGTTTAAATAAAAATTCATATACCTCAGAATATAATTTAGGTAGTTTAGGTCAATTATTTAGAAATAATACTAAAGATTTCTGTAGACAAAAAATAAAATTTTTACAAAGCGACCCAATAAAAACATCCATTATAAGAAGTAAAATTTTAAAAAAAAATAACAATAAAAAATCGAAAATTTGTGGTGTTTCATGGAATTCAAAAAATCAAAAAATAGGTAAGTTTAAAAATATCGATTTGCATGAATTTATTAGGATATTAAATATTCCTGATATTATTTTTATAAACCTTCAATATGAATCAAATATAGATGATGTAGTAAGTTTTTCATTAAGAAATAAAATTGAAATTGTATCAATTTTCGATTTCGACCTTTATCAAGATATAGACTCCCTATTTTCAGTTGTAGATGTGTGCGATTATGTTTTAACAATAAGCAATGTGACAGCTCATATTGCCGGTTCCTTAGGTAAAAAAACATTTTTATTGGCACCATTTGAATGCGGAAGGCATTGGTACTGGCATGACAGCATTAAAAAAAGCTTATGGTATCCATCCGTTAATATATATATATCCAAAAAAATAAGTGATTGGACCGGAGCAATTGATGAGGTTCATCAAGATATTGTGAGTGAGTTTAATGTATGA
- a CDS encoding OprO/OprP family phosphate-selective porin — MNFNKKLAVAVSSAVLLMAGQVALADSATDIVDALVSKGVLTEEEGKLITKGHTSKTSVTPVVKEKDGAFTLESASGRNSIQLTGRMHLDYRDSDIDGSGDLGGGRTDDRDTASLADQFELRRARLGVKGKFANDFKYEIVGNLPGTATIDVAYLDFAKYEQGQIRVGKFKQPFGLEQLISSNNITMLERSYVDQTVPGKKLGVQVMGSPTKGITYAGSVFQNNDVELNIVPDGKSSLAGRATLNFAEIMGNKEMVMHLGLAGLDNSYSIGTSSSSQTSSSYTSTSSLTQRGSISSFRSAGRGLANVFRGQVNGESCSATLGQGSTNAGVNNGYISCASEYGASVKQRAYGLEGIFATGPFKLMGEYSQGDYNGSQGANRVSYDTKTYYLEAGYFITGEKYADSYKGGAFSSFKPKNEFDLDKGNLGAIELAFRAEGFDVDNAQVSGGRLQGNLSQYAANKVNEISTSGATSGAKTYTAGIRWILNPNLVLKGNYAVTNLDHAFGPLDVVGATTVVDKEKLLMFRTQYMF, encoded by the coding sequence ATGAATTTCAATAAAAAATTAGCAGTTGCTGTATCTAGCGCGGTGTTGTTAATGGCGGGTCAAGTTGCCTTAGCAGACAGTGCTACAGATATCGTTGATGCTTTAGTATCAAAAGGCGTGTTAACTGAAGAAGAAGGTAAGTTAATCACTAAAGGACACACTTCAAAAACTTCTGTAACACCAGTTGTTAAAGAAAAAGATGGTGCATTTACACTAGAAAGTGCTAGCGGCAGAAATAGTATTCAATTAACAGGCCGTATGCACCTAGACTACAGAGACTCTGACATTGACGGTTCGGGTGATCTTGGTGGTGGACGAACAGACGATCGGGATACTGCATCTTTAGCGGACCAGTTTGAGTTAAGACGTGCTCGACTAGGCGTTAAAGGCAAATTCGCAAACGACTTTAAATACGAGATTGTTGGAAACCTTCCAGGCACTGCTACTATTGATGTAGCTTATCTAGACTTTGCTAAGTATGAGCAAGGTCAGATCCGAGTTGGTAAATTCAAACAGCCATTTGGTTTAGAGCAGCTCATTAGTTCTAATAACATAACCATGTTGGAAAGATCCTACGTTGACCAAACAGTGCCAGGTAAAAAGCTTGGCGTTCAGGTTATGGGCTCTCCAACAAAAGGTATTACATACGCGGGCTCAGTGTTCCAAAATAATGACGTGGAGCTAAATATCGTTCCTGACGGAAAAAGTAGCTTGGCAGGTCGCGCAACATTAAACTTTGCTGAGATCATGGGCAACAAAGAGATGGTCATGCATTTGGGGTTAGCAGGGCTAGATAATAGCTACTCTATTGGTACATCATCATCAAGCCAAACAAGTTCGTCATACACATCTACTAGCTCGCTAACTCAAAGAGGAAGTATCAGTTCATTCAGAAGTGCAGGCCGAGGCCTCGCAAATGTATTCAGGGGTCAGGTAAATGGTGAATCATGCAGTGCAACCTTAGGACAAGGCTCTACAAATGCTGGTGTTAACAATGGTTATATAAGTTGTGCCTCAGAGTATGGTGCTTCAGTAAAACAAAGAGCTTACGGTTTAGAAGGTATTTTTGCTACAGGCCCATTCAAACTTATGGGTGAGTACTCACAGGGTGACTATAATGGTTCGCAAGGCGCTAATAGAGTTTCTTACGATACTAAAACCTATTACCTCGAAGCAGGCTACTTCATTACAGGTGAGAAATATGCAGACAGTTACAAGGGTGGCGCTTTCTCAAGCTTTAAGCCAAAAAATGAGTTTGATCTTGATAAGGGAAACTTAGGTGCAATCGAGCTTGCATTCCGTGCTGAAGGTTTCGATGTAGATAACGCTCAAGTATCTGGTGGCAGACTTCAAGGAAACTTAAGTCAGTATGCAGCTAATAAAGTTAATGAAATATCTACTTCAGGGGCAACTTCTGGCGCTAAGACTTATACAGCGGGTATTCGCTGGATTCTTAATCCAAACTTAGTGCTTAAGGGGAACTATGCAGTAACTAACCTAGATCACGCTTTTGGTCCGTTAGATGTAGTTGGTGCAACCACAGTAGTAGATAAAGAAAAACTTCTTATGTTCAGAACTCAGTACATGTTTTAA
- a CDS encoding carbonic anhydrase produces the protein MYRHPLIDRDKVTPKQALDILIEGNQRFKNNVQREHDMLSVRDVIKEKQHPFASVLGCSDSRTTVELIFDQNLGDIFSVRLAGNIASIKAIGSLEFSCKYLGSKLVVVMGHTNCGAIKAACDHYKGGNIGEIIELIDPAVLLEKTITDKRDSSNDAFVERVCFHNVEVQMERILKRSPLLTDMIEKKEIGLVGAVYNLASGEVEFNQNYVHF, from the coding sequence ATGTATCGTCATCCACTCATAGATCGAGATAAAGTCACTCCGAAGCAAGCGCTTGATATTTTGATTGAGGGAAATCAGCGCTTTAAAAATAATGTGCAGCGTGAGCACGATATGTTAAGTGTGCGTGACGTCATTAAAGAAAAACAACATCCTTTTGCATCAGTATTAGGATGCAGTGATTCACGAACCACTGTTGAACTTATTTTCGATCAGAACTTAGGTGATATTTTTAGTGTGCGACTTGCAGGAAACATCGCATCGATCAAAGCGATTGGCAGCTTAGAATTTTCTTGTAAGTACTTAGGTTCAAAATTAGTCGTCGTGATGGGCCACACAAATTGCGGTGCTATCAAGGCGGCATGCGATCATTACAAGGGGGGCAACATCGGAGAAATTATTGAACTCATTGATCCGGCAGTTCTTTTAGAAAAAACAATTACAGATAAACGCGACTCAAGTAATGACGCCTTTGTTGAAAGGGTTTGTTTCCATAACGTGGAAGTGCAAATGGAGCGCATATTAAAGAGAAGCCCACTCTTGACTGACATGATTGAAAAAAAAGAAATTGGTTTAGTGGGTGCTGTTTACAACTTAGCCTCAGGTGAGGTAGAATTTAATCAGAATTACGTTCATTTTTAA
- the lysS gene encoding lysine--tRNA ligase: MSEENQPIEQNENHVILERREKLKKIREAGVAFPNDFKPQHFAKTIHEEFGAIENDVLDPKAVDVVVAGRMMLKRVMGKASFATLQDGSGRIQLFISKENIKSDNAETIYENFKHWDLGDILGASGVLFKTKTGELSIRVSHLRLLTKSIRPLPEKFHGLADQEVKYRQRYVDLIMSDETKQTFITRSKIVGGIRAFMVKHCFNEVETPMLHSIPGGASAKPFITHHNALDMQMYMRIAPELYLKRLVVGGFDRVFEINRNFRNEGLSVRHNPEFTMMEFYAAYTDYHWLMQFTEDCIRDAAMISLGKTTIEYQGREINFTDPFERLTIVNAIKKYAPQYTDAQLNDEKFLREELLKYDHKAFDHSGLGALQLALFEGTAESQLWNPTYIIDYPVEVSPLARASDKNKDITERFELFIAGREIANGFSELNDAEDQAQRFHNQAKAKEAGDHEAMFYDADFIRALEYGMPPTGGCGIGIDRLVMLLTDSPSIRDVILFPHMRTEAN, encoded by the coding sequence TAGAACGCCGTGAAAAATTAAAAAAAATAAGAGAAGCTGGCGTTGCATTTCCAAACGACTTCAAACCGCAACATTTTGCAAAAACAATTCACGAAGAATTTGGTGCGATAGAAAATGACGTGCTCGATCCTAAAGCCGTTGATGTAGTTGTGGCAGGTCGCATGATGCTAAAACGCGTCATGGGGAAAGCAAGCTTCGCAACATTGCAAGACGGATCAGGACGCATTCAACTTTTTATTTCAAAAGAAAATATTAAGAGTGATAATGCCGAAACTATTTACGAAAATTTTAAGCATTGGGACTTAGGCGACATCTTAGGTGCGAGTGGTGTTTTATTTAAAACTAAAACAGGCGAACTCTCTATTCGTGTGAGTCATTTAAGACTCCTCACAAAATCGATTCGACCTCTTCCTGAAAAATTTCACGGGCTAGCTGATCAAGAAGTGAAGTATCGCCAACGTTATGTTGACCTCATCATGAGTGATGAAACAAAACAAACATTTATAACGCGATCAAAAATTGTGGGTGGCATTCGTGCTTTCATGGTGAAGCATTGTTTTAATGAAGTTGAGACGCCTATGCTTCATTCTATTCCAGGTGGTGCCTCAGCGAAACCATTCATCACACATCACAACGCACTCGACATGCAAATGTATATGCGTATTGCACCTGAGCTTTATTTAAAAAGATTAGTGGTCGGTGGATTTGATCGTGTGTTTGAAATTAATCGTAACTTTAGAAATGAAGGATTAAGTGTGAGACATAATCCTGAGTTCACGATGATGGAATTTTATGCAGCGTATACGGATTACCATTGGCTCATGCAATTTACTGAAGATTGCATTCGTGATGCTGCGATGATCTCTTTAGGTAAAACTACCATCGAATATCAGGGGCGTGAAATTAATTTCACAGATCCATTTGAGCGACTCACTATTGTTAATGCTATAAAAAAATATGCACCGCAATACACAGACGCACAATTGAACGATGAAAAATTTTTACGCGAAGAACTCTTAAAATATGATCACAAAGCTTTTGATCACTCAGGTCTCGGTGCATTGCAACTGGCACTCTTTGAAGGCACTGCCGAATCGCAACTTTGGAATCCTACTTATATTATTGACTATCCAGTTGAAGTGTCACCACTCGCTCGTGCGTCAGATAAAAATAAAGACATCACAGAGCGCTTTGAACTTTTTATTGCAGGACGAGAAATTGCAAATGGATTCTCAGAATTAAATGATGCAGAAGATCAGGCACAACGATTCCACAATCAGGCAAAAGCAAAAGAAGCAGGCGACCATGAAGCGATGTTCTATGATGCCGATTTTATTCGCGCACTCGAATACGGTATGCCGCCCACAGGTGGGTGTGGTATTGGCATTGATCGTCTAGTAATGTTACTCACTGACAGTCCTTCGATTCGTGATGTCATTTTATTTCCACACATGCGCACTGAAGCGAATTAA